The Nocardia vinacea genome contains the following window.
TTCGAGGTGATGTCACCCTGTTCGGCCAGCCAGCGCTCGGCGTCGATCGCGGCGCGGCAGCCGGTCCCCGCGGCGGTAATGGCCTGGCGGTAGGTGTGGTCGACCAGATCGCCCGCGGCGAAGACACCGGGCACCGCGGTAGCGGTCGACGGATGCAGCACCTGCACGTAGCCCTCGTCGTCCAGTTCCACCTGATCCTTGACCAGCTCGCTGCGCGGATCGTGACCGATCGCCACGAACAGGCCGGTCGCGGCCAGTTCGGAGGTCTCGCCGGTGCGGGTATCGCGCAGTGTCAGGCTGGTCACGCTGGTATCACCGTTGACCGCGGTGACCTCGGCGTTGAGCACGAACTTGATCTTCTCGTTGGCCTTGGCGCGCTCCAGCATGATGCGCGAGGCGCGGAATTCCTCGCGGCGGTGCACGATGGTCACGGTGCTGGCGAACTTGGTGAGGAAGGTCGCTTCCTCCATCGCCGAGTCGCCACCGCCGACCACGACGATGTCTTGGCCCTTGAAGAAGAAGCCGTCGCAGGTGGCGCAGGCGCTGACACCGCGGCCGAGCAGCTTCTGCTCACCGGGGACGTTCAGATAGCGCGCGGCCGAGCCCATCGCGAGGATTACGGCGTAGGCCTGGTACGTCTCATCGCCGACGGTGACCGTCTTGATCGGGCCGGTCAGGTCGATGGCGTCCACATCCTCGGTCCGGATATCGGCGCCGAATCGCTTGGCCTGTTCGCGCATCTCCTCCATCAGATCCGGGCCCATGATGCCGGCGCGGAAACCGGGGAAGTTTTCGACCTCGGTGGTGGTCATCAGTGCGCCGCCGAACTGGGTGCCCTCGAACAGCAGGGGCTGGAGTTCGGCGCGGGCTGCGTAGACGGCGGCGGTATAGCCGGCGGGTCCGGAGCCGACGATGATCAAGTCGCGAACTGCGTTGCTCATGCCTCCGCCTCGCTGGCGCTCGGCTCCACCATGACCAACAGGTTGGCTGTGTTGATTGTTCGCTCGCTGCGCTCGCTCACGGGTGACCCTTCCGAGGGAGATTCGTTAGACGTGTCGGTCAACAACAGGGTAAACGGTGTTGTTCCCGACGTGATGTGGGACAACCGCACGACGTGACGTCGCCCACTCGTCAACCGATGTCGGTGCGAGCCAACTGTTGCGGATCGTCGGTGCCGCAACCGATTCCGACGACCAGTGCGGTGATCTTGTGCGGGCGCGGGCCGGCGAGCAGTATCAGCACGGCGTCCTTGCCCTGGAAGGTGGTGTCGGTCGAACCGAGGACGGTGCGGTCCAGGCCGTTGGCGTGGACGCAGCGGTTCAGGGCCGCCGGGGTGCCGAGTGCGCCGGTGACGTCATTGCGACCGAGGGCGCTCAATGCGACGGTGGCGTCGAGTCCGTCACCGAGTTGGACATTGCTGGTGGTCGGTTGGGCGCTCGGGGCAACCTCGTGCCCACGCAATGCGTCCACCGCGACCGCGACGCAGGCCACGACCGCGATCACGGCGGCCGCGGCGGCGAGCCAGCGGAGTGTGCGTGTGCCGTGTCGCGTCAGCGGGATGGCAGCCTCGCGCCCGGAATCCTTTGCGTCATCGGCGGATTCGGGCCACACCACAACCGGCGATTCCGGCCGTGTGGTGGCCGAGGGCAGCCGAAGGACGGTTGCGACCTGCTCGGTGGGCTCCTCCGCCACATCGAGGCCTTCGACGAACTCCTCCAGCCGGGCCGCGATATCGGCGGGCATGGCGTGGATGACGCGCTCGTCCCGGCCGAGTGCGCGCAATTCGGCGCTGACATCGTCGAGCGAGTTCAGGAACCGCAGGGCGTCCGGATCATTGCGGACCACCGGCCACAGCTGCTCGCTCAGCTCCGGCGCCACATTGTCGGCGTGTAGATCGGCTAGCAGTTCGGGTGAGAACGGAGGCTGCGGATCGGATCGGGTCGCCATCGCACCTCCGGATTCTCGAGTAGATGCCCGCCCGCACGTCGCGGGCGGCGCTGCCTGTACATCGTCTTGTTGTCCGTCACTATTAATGACGCATCTCGACTACTTCCGGTTCCCCGGATCACGCAGAAATTCCAAACGTTCTTGGAGCCGCTGTCGGCCGCGTGCGCATCGGCTTTTGATGGTGCCCTCCGGAACGCCGAGCAGCGCCGCGGTTTCCGCGACACTACGCCCCTCCAGTTCCACTGCGACAAGCGCCGCCCGCTGCTCCTCCGGCAGCGTGAACAGCGCACGGTCGACGACGAGTGACATTTCCAGTTCAGCGATATTGTCGCGGGTGTCCTTGGGTTCCGGCATGGTCTCCGGCGACAGCGATACCGCGCGACGGGTCTTATTGCGCCGGATGCGGTCCAGGCAGGCGTTCACCACGATGGCGTGCAGCCAGCTGCGCACCTCGGCCTCGGCGCGGAAGGTGGCGGCGGTGCGGTGTGCCGAGAGCAGAGCGTCCTGCAGCGAATCCGCCGCGTCCTCGCGGGTATAGGAGGTGCGCAGGGCGGTCTGCCAGAGGTGGTCGTTATGGCGGCGCAACAGTTCGGCGAAGGCATGCCGCTGACCGCGCACGTGGGCTTGCAGCAGTTCGACATCGGTGAGCTCGTCGGGGACGAACGAACGCTCGCGGAACGCA
Protein-coding sequences here:
- the trxB gene encoding thioredoxin-disulfide reductase, translating into MSNAVRDLIIVGSGPAGYTAAVYAARAELQPLLFEGTQFGGALMTTTEVENFPGFRAGIMGPDLMEEMREQAKRFGADIRTEDVDAIDLTGPIKTVTVGDETYQAYAVILAMGSAARYLNVPGEQKLLGRGVSACATCDGFFFKGQDIVVVGGGDSAMEEATFLTKFASTVTIVHRREEFRASRIMLERAKANEKIKFVLNAEVTAVNGDTSVTSLTLRDTRTGETSELAATGLFVAIGHDPRSELVKDQVELDDEGYVQVLHPSTATAVPGVFAAGDLVDHTYRQAITAAGTGCRAAIDAERWLAEQGDITSNTLDHAGNSVAVPAN
- the sigM gene encoding RNA polymerase sigma factor SigM, with the protein product MLQAHVRGQRHAFAELLRRHNDHLWQTALRTSYTREDAADSLQDALLSAHRTAATFRAEAEVRSWLHAIVVNACLDRIRRNKTRRAVSLSPETMPEPKDTRDNIAELEMSLVVDRALFTLPEEQRAALVAVELEGRSVAETAALLGVPEGTIKSRCARGRQRLQERLEFLRDPGNRK